CGCAATCGCGCGGGGCACGACGGGCCGGGGAGTGGGCGCATGAGCGACGATTCCCAGCAGCCCATCGTCGTCAAGCGCATCAAGAAGGGCGGCGGCGGCCATCACGGTGGTGCGTGGAAGATCGCCTACGCCGACTTCGTGACGGCGATGATGGCCTTCTTCCTGCTGATGTGGCTGCTCGGCTCCACCGCGCAGGGCGACCTCGAAGGCATCGCGGATTACTTCCAGAACCCGCTCAAGCTGGCGATGGACGGCGGCGAAGGCAGCGGCGACAGCTCCAGCATCATCAAGGGCGGGGGCGAGGACCTGACGCGCTCCGTGGGGCAGGTCAAGCGCGGCGACGTCGAGGGCGACCGCCGGATCAACCTCGATGCCGCCAAAGGCCGCCAGGCGCCGTCCGCGGACGGCAAGGGGCGCGACGAAGCGGAAAGCAACCGCGAGCGCTCGCGCCTGATCGATCTCAAGGGCCGCATCGAAGCCATCGTCGAGGCCAATCCGGACCTGCGCCAGTTCAAGAACCAGATCCTGATGGACATCGTGAACGAGGGGCTGCGCATCCAGCTCGTCGATGAGCAGAACCGGCCGATGTTCAATTCCGCCAGCGCCGACCTGCGCCCCTATACGCGCGACCTGCTGCGGGCGATCGGGCGTGCGCTCAACGACGTCGGCAACAGCGTCAGCGTCTCGGGGCACACCGACTCGGCGCAGTACGCGGGTGGCGAGCGCGGCTTCTCCAACTGGGAGCTGTCGTCCAACCGCGCCAACGCCTCGCGGCGCGAACTGGTCAGCGGCGGCCTGCTGGCCGGCAAGGTGGTACGCGTGGTGGGCCTTGCCGACACCATTCCGCTCAACCGCGCCAACCCGATGGACGCGGTGAACCGGCGCATCAGCATCATCGTGCTCAACAAGCAGGCTGAGGACGCGATCCGCACCGAAGGCAGCAAGCTCGATGTCGACATGGGCGCGCCCGCCGACAGCGACGCCATCCGGCAGGGCGTGGGGAGCGGTCTTGCGCCGCCGGCGCCGACGCCCGCGCCCACTCCGCCCGCGGCCGGCAGTACGCGCTCGTCCTACGTGCCGCGCACCCGCTTCTCCGAGGCGCAACCGCAGTAAGGCGCCGGCGCGGGCCTAAAGTCGCCCGCGCCCCGGGACGTTATCCGAAGCATGCCGCGCCGCTGCGCGGCCTTCCCAGCCATCCGGACCAAGAGCCGCAACATGATCAAAACCGTGCTGA
Above is a window of Azoarcus olearius DNA encoding:
- the motB gene encoding flagellar motor protein MotB; translation: MSDDSQQPIVVKRIKKGGGGHHGGAWKIAYADFVTAMMAFFLLMWLLGSTAQGDLEGIADYFQNPLKLAMDGGEGSGDSSSIIKGGGEDLTRSVGQVKRGDVEGDRRINLDAAKGRQAPSADGKGRDEAESNRERSRLIDLKGRIEAIVEANPDLRQFKNQILMDIVNEGLRIQLVDEQNRPMFNSASADLRPYTRDLLRAIGRALNDVGNSVSVSGHTDSAQYAGGERGFSNWELSSNRANASRRELVSGGLLAGKVVRVVGLADTIPLNRANPMDAVNRRISIIVLNKQAEDAIRTEGSKLDVDMGAPADSDAIRQGVGSGLAPPAPTPAPTPPAAGSTRSSYVPRTRFSEAQPQ